The genomic DNA ATTTTTTTGACGATATTCCGCGCAATCCGTCCGATTTCCGGGACATGCATTTTTTCCCAGTTAACTACATGGATGTCAGCAAGGTTTCCTGGGGCGCGGGCGGCAGGGAAGGTCGAATGGAGCGAAACAAGGATGGTGACTGGGAGATTATTGGCAATACCAGGGAGAAAGTCGACCAGGCCAAAGTAATCTCATTCTTGCGTTCTCTTGGAGAGTCCAAGGTGGAGAGGTTTTATAATGACCTCCCGCTTAGCGAAACAAAACTTGTCTCCTCTCTGGAGATAATGGAGAAAGAGACGAAAAGAAGTTATGGATTATACGACTATGGCGACAGGGTTTACGGGTTAAGCAGTTTCCAGGAAAACACGTTCAGGATATCCCGGCGCGATTTCGACAAGCTGGTAAAGAGGCCCGATGATTTTATTGATCGGAAAATATTCAAGGTGCTCCAGGCGGAGATATCAAAACTCTCCATCCATTACGAGGGGGAGAATTATCTGCTTGAAAAAAGCGGAAGCAAGTGGAAGATGAACTCGCCACAGAAGGGCGAAGTATCCATAAGGAGAGTTGGACAGCTGATTTCATCGGTATTAAGCAGTGAATACGTGAAAATGGAAGAAGGAAAAGCAAATACCGGTAGCAGCGGCTCCCCCAGCGTTCCTCTCGCTGTAATCTCCATGACGGATGCGTCCGGCAAAAGCGCGCATGAAATAACAGTCATGGGCTTTACAAGGGATAAGACGATGCTTAAGGCAAGAGTAAAAGGGAGGGATATTTTGTATTACCTCCCGGAAAGTTTCCTCAAGAATATTTCAATGGATAAGCTTGAAGGATTGATCATATGAGCGAAGCGAAAGAAGAGCTGATAATAAAAGATAGACGGCACTGGGTTCTTGAGGAAGCGAACGAAAAGAGCCGGAATGATTCAGTCGTCGAGGCCGATATTGAACGTCTCCCTACATATGTGCAACAGCTACAACTTCAGGCCGAGGAGCACGACAAAAAACTCAAGGAGTATATTGCCGCGTACAAAGAGAAAATGGTCGAGAACGATCAGTTCAGGGCAAGGCTTGAGAAAGATGTCAATAGAAGGGTTGAGCAGGGGATAGGGAGCCTGATGAAACAGATAGTGCCGGTGCTGGACAATCTTGATCTTGCCGTTGCCTCTGCGGATGGCGCGAAAGACGCGGAAAAGATGAGGGAGGGGCTAGTACTTATCAGGAATTCCATGGTAAATATTCTTAAGAATTCAGGTGTTATGGAAGTAGAGTGCATGGGAAAAACGTTTAATCCCGCCGTCGCGGAAGCTGTAGCCAGCGTTGCCGTTGAGAATGAGGATGAAGACAATATTGTAATCGAAGTGCTGCAATCTGGTTATATGCTGAACGAACTGCTGATCAGGCCTGCGCGCGTGAAAGTAGGAAAGTACGAAAAGCGATGATTAAAAGGGATTATTATGAAGTTCTTGGGGTAGAGAGAAACTCGGATAAATCGGAGATCAAAAAGGCCTACAGGAAGGCCGCGATGAAATATCACCCCGATAAAAATCCCGGCGACAAGGAAGCTGAAGAGAAATTCAAGGAATCATCGGAGGCATATGAAGTTCTTCATGACGATGAAAAACGGAGGCTCTACGACCAGTTCGGCCATGACGGTTTAAAAAGGACGGGATTCAGCGGATTTCGCGGCGCGGAAGATATCTTTTCCGCCTTTGGCGACATTTTCGGCGACATTTTCGGCGGAGGCTTCTCCGGCGGATTCGGAAGAAGAAAACAGCAGGGGCAGGGGGGAGACCTTCGATACGATCTGGAGATATCCCTTGAGGATGCGGCCCGCGGGATGGACAAGGAGATAACTGTTGTCAAGAATATCCTCTGTCCCGTTTGCGAAGGGTCCTGTTCCGCAGAAGGGTACGGGCCTACAACATGCTCGACGTGCAACGGGCAGGGGCAGGTTGCACGGAGGCAGGGATTTTTCTCGTTTGCCGTAACATGCCCGAAATGCAACGGACAGGGGCAGGTGATTAAAAATCCGTGTAAAAAGTGCGGCGGCACCGGCGTTGAAATGAAAGAGAGAAAACTTCGGGTAAAGGTTCCGGCAGGGATCGAAAGCGGGCAAAACCTCCGACTCACAGGCGAAGGGGAACCGGGCAAATACGGCGCGCGTAACGGCGATCTCTTTGCCGTAGTCCATATACGCCAGCATGACAACTTCGAGCGTCACGGCGACGATCTCGTATGCCAGTTGCCGATCTCGTTTGCGCAGGCGGCTCTTGGCGCGGACATGGAAATAAAAACGCTTCTTGATGAAGCTACTATAAAGATCCCGCCGGGCACGCAGTCTCAGTCATTGTTGAGGGTAAAGGGCGAGGGGATGCCGATGCTCCAAAGAAAAGGGAGAGGCGATCTTATCGTTCAGGTGATAGTTAAAACACCCGAAAACCTCACGGGCGAACAGGAAGAGATATTAAGAAAGTTTGCGGAAATATCGGGCGATAGCGTGAAAGGGAAGAACAAGGGGGTCTTCGAAAAACTTTTCCGTTAAGCTCCCATCAGAGCCGTGGCGAAGAGGCCACAGTTATATCAGAATTTCAACTGCCAGAAGAATGAGCGCTATTCCCAGAAACCACTGAAACCTGTCAACGTATGTTGTAAATTTCGTAGAAGAGATATCGCTTTTCTCAAGGGCGCGGATAGATTCTATTATCGGATTGATGTTGAATACGCCGCCGGATGACGATATGAAAAGCGCATCGGTGATGTTGGCCACTTCATTCAGGGCGTCGCTGTTTTGCCGCGTAAAGACAGTGTTCCCGGAACTGTCCTTTTTATATCCAGCTAGATCGCCGTTATTATCCTTTATCGGTATAGGCGCTCCTGTTTCGCTTCCAAGCCCGACCGTATAGATCCTTATTTTCTTTTTTGCCGCTTCCCTCGCCGTTTCAGCGGGATTCCCTTCATTGTCTTCCCCGTCCGTAATAAGCACGATCACCTTTGATTTGGATTGGCTCTGCTCAAGGAGTGTTATCCCTTTTTTCATAGCTCCTGAAATATCGGTTCCGGAAAGAGGGGCGGAGCTGAAGCTGATGGAGTTGAGAAACATTTTAAATGTGGAAATGTCGAGCGTGAGCGGACATTCCACGCCGCTGGAGCCCGCAAACACAAGAAGGCCCACCCTGTTTCCGGCGAAGGTATCGGCAAGCCGCTCGATCTCTTTTTTGGCCTTGGCAAGGCGGCTTGGAGCAACATCCTCCGCGGCCATGCTCAGCGAGATATCGAGCATCACGAGGATATCTATCCCGACACGCTTCACTTCCTTTGGCTCAACACCGAACTGGGGCCGCGCAAGAGCGACAATAAGAACTGTAAGCGATGTCATGAGCAGGGCAAATTTCAAGAACCTTTTCCACCTGTCGGCGCCGGAGAGGAGCTTTGGGAGGAGTGAAGAGTCGGCGAATTTCTCAAGACGCTTTGCGAACTCCTTGTTGAAAAGCCAGAATAGAAGAACGAGCAAAGGCACAATTGCCAAAAGATATAGCCATTCATGACTGCCGAATTTTATCATTCGTGAAGACTCCTCAGGAACCTGTTACGCAAGATCCATTCGAAAAGAAGAGGGAAGAGCGCAAGCCCGGCGAGCCAAGTGAACTGTTCCGTATATTCATAATAGATATTGCTTTTCACTTCGGATTTTTCCAGGTGGTCGATCTCGTCATATATCCCTGTAAGTTCCTTTTCGTTGCGAGCGGCATAATACCTGGCCCCTGTTTTAGACGCTATTTCGCGTAACAGCGCTTCGTCTATTTCACTTTTTACCGAAACTTTCCTTTTTCCGTATCGCGGATCGTCGATGGTTTGCTGAAAGATCCCTTCTCTGCCAACCCCGATCGTGTAGACTTTTATCTTCTCGGCAATCGCAAGCTCGGTCGCCGACCGCGGATCTATAAGCCCCCGGTTGTTCACGCCGTCCGTCAGGAGGATTATGATTTTGCTTGTCGCCTTTGAATCCCTCAGGCGGTTGATGCCGTTGGCGATCGCCATTCCGATCGCAGTGCCGTCCTCCAGAAGTCCGCTGTGAACCGGCGCGATGAAGGATCTGAGGACGTCGTAATCGAGGGTAAGCGGACATCTGGTGAAGCTGGTGCCGGCAAAGAGTATAAGCCCTATTCTGTCATTCACCCGGTTGCCGATGAATCTCGAAATTGCGTTTTTTGCGGCTTCCAGCCGAGAGGGCTGCATATCCATTATGTCCATGCTGGTCGACGTATCAAGGGCAAGATAGATATCGATACCCTCGCGGGTAATTTCCCGGTACCCCTGCCCGGTCTGCGGGCGCGCTATGGCGAAGATAAGGAGCAGTATCGCAAAGATTCTCAGCGTAAAAGGGAGAGGGCGCAGGCGCGTAATCCCGGATGGAGCTATCGCTTTTATCCTCCCGATGGAGGAGTACCGAATCCCGCTCTTCTTTGCTCTGAATCTCCTCCGGTACAGGATCGCCAGAAACGGGACCAATGCCAATAAAAGCAGGAAGTAAGGGTGTGCAAATCTCATAAATTATAAATCCATTTCCGATTAATTGGCTATTCTAAAGCTCTTTTGCTATAATAAGAACACAAGATGTTCAGCAGAGCGCTTTTTTTTGGCGCCTAATAACCGTTGACAAGCGGTTTTTTAATCTGCTACCTTGTCGCTGTATCTGGGGACGGGCTATTTCCAGCAGATGGAAAATGTTCCGCAATATTTTCGCAGTTAATCTACGGATCAAAAATAATGAATAATTCTAATTCAGGAAACAGAAGCCAGCGCCCAGGCGGCCCTCCGCACGGCAAACCGAGAGGCTCACAGGGGCCGCAGGGAAGAAGCAGACCCGTATCTTCAAACTATCAGGTAGATCTTTTTCATCACCAGATAGGCGCCAAGGCGGGACAGCAGCCGAGCGGCCACACGAGACCCTCTTCGGGCGGTGGTCCTCGATATGGACAGTCCAAGGGGATTAATGCGCGCCCCGCACAAGGGAGGCATCAGGCACCAAGACCTAAGGGTCCGGTTGGTCCATCGAAATCACAGAGAAAAGGGTACACGGTACACAATTTCGAATTGAAGGACGAACTCTACAAGAACTTCGAGGAAAAGCTGAAGGAGACTTCCAAAACTCCGAAGGAAGTCATTAACCAGCTGATAAGCTTTTTCAACATGGGTAAAATCAAGATTTAGCATCTTGGTGCAAAAAACACTCCAACCGGCACTTCTCAACTTGCATTTACGCTGATCTATGGATGAGCGTCTTCACGTCTATCCCACACGCTTAAAGGTCGAGGAGGTCGAGGCCGAAAGGTATCGCTCAGCCGGGGCTGTTTTCAGCAAACACCTGATAAGCATTTTCGAATTGGAAGGTCGGCTCGCCCGCGACCTCGTGCCATATAATCCGATAAGCGAAGTCGAGAGATGGCTTCTCATCAATCAGTCGATAATTTCCGAAAAATCGCTCGGAAGGGATAGAGCGATGGCCCCCCTCATATCAAGTGACGGATTCGTAAGATCCGTTGGGGAATTGATCCAGCAGATAAAACTCGGTCTTGTCGATTCAGCCGATCTTGAAAAAATAAACGGGTTTGCCCCCGGCAAGGAGGGGTGGATAAAAAAGGTATTTGCCGCCTATCAAAAATTGCTTCGAACCGAGGGGCTTTACGATTCCGCGGATATCAGCATGGAGCTTGTCAAAAAACTCCATGACGGAGTGGCTCCTCCTGCATGGTTGAGGAGTTTCAGCGGAATTGATTTTTTCGATATCTATCACTACACACCTTTCCGTTTCGAAATGATTACCCGGCTTGCTGAAGTGGTAAATATAGTTGTTCATTTCCCGTTGCCGGATGAGAGGCGGAAGGCGTTTGATTTTGTGGAACGGGACATTCAGAAATTCCAGAGCCTGGCCGGTATGGAAGGGAAGCTTGAGCTTGCGTTTGATTCTCTCCCAGGAGACGATCCCGGGAATAAGAAAAAAACCGCGCTTGATATCCTTGCAGGGCAGATATTCTCAGAAGAGGCGGGGGATGCCGAAGAGGAAATATCCGATAGCGTAGAGGTGGTAAAAAATTCCGGCAGATACCGGGAGATAGAGGAAGTCGCCTCAAGGATAATGGATCTCAAGGAGAGCCGGAGGAGTTGGTCTGATTTCTGTCTTGTATTCCGCCAGACAGGGAGCTACGCGAATATAGTGGAAGATGTTTTCCGCCGCGCCGGGATACCTGTCTATATAAGACGCGGATTGCCCGTAAAGAACAATCTTCTTGTAAAGACGATTCTTGGAATTTTCAGGATAATCGAAACCGGGTATGACCGGGATGAAATAGTAAAACTTATGACTTCCGATTACTTCGATATCGGCCTCTCCCGTGAATTTGCGAGATATCTTGAAAAAATATTCATGGATGCCGGAATCATCAGCGGTCCTCCCTCCTTGCTGGAAAAGAAATGCGCCGCTTATTTGAAACGGGGCATTGAAATGGATGGTGTGCCGGTAGCGGCAGAAACAGTCGACGATATTTCCGCGGGACTAAAAAAGGTATTTTCCATACTGAAGGAAGTTGAAAAACTCTCCCGCGCATCGAAAGCGGGGGAGACCATAGCGATATTCAGGAAGCTGCTAAAAATATTTTCTCCCAGGGCGATCCAGTTCGGCTTCCCGTTCTTCACAAGAGACCTCTTCTGCAAGGGGAGGTTCTATGAAGTAGTGGAGGAAGCTGAAAATGCGGTCAAGGAGCATAAGCTGGGGGAGTCCCGCTTCGGATGGGGGGATCTAAGGAGGTTGCTTTTCAACTCGCTTGGAAACGCGGAGCTTCCCGAATGGTCTGAGAAGAATCATGTCTACGCGCTCAATATCCATGAGCTGGCAGGGAGGAGGTTCCCTTACATTTTTGTTTGCGGTCTGCACGACGGGGAGTTCCCGCTTAAATCGGAGCATGGGGCTGTGCTTTCAGAATCTGAAAAAAAGCTTTTCAATGAAAAACACTCTGAAACCGTCCTCGCCCGAATGGCCGAGAGGAAAATGGGGAGGCAGGTTTTCAGCAGGCTCGGAGAGACGTGGGACGAAGAATCTTTCCTCTTCTTTCTTGCCGTACGTTCCGCGAGGGAGAAAATATATTTTTCATACTCCACGCACGACCTGAACGGAAAGGAACTCGGCAAGTCGACCTTTCTTTACGATATAAAAACGGTCTTACCTGCGCTTGCCGAAACAGCGACGAGGTCTGTCGCGCTTGAGAAGGGATATTTCGAGCAGATAGACCACCCGGCGCGTGAGGCAAAGCTGTTGCGCGACATTTTCAATACGCCAGAGGAAAACGCCGGAGCGTTGGCTGATTACTACAGAAGCGTGGTTGGCCATCCGGTCACGGGAAAGAGTTTCATAAACTCGTGCGAAAGGAGCATGATAGAAAGGGAGCGGGACAAATTTTATTCGTCTGCCGAGCCTGACGTCCGGGCAAACGCGTCAAGCGTATATACCGGCAAGGTTGGGGAGATGCCATTGCTCTCGGGATACGTTGAGAAGGAAGCGCGGAAAGGATTTTCCGCAACCGCGATCGAGAGGTTTGCAAATTGCGCGTTTCGCTATTTCATGGACAGGCCGCTCCAGGTAAAGCCGCAGGAGCTGCCAAGGGCCGATATTGAAAGGACCGTGAAGGGGAGCATCGCGCATGAGATCCTAGAGATATATTATGCGCCAAAGGGGAAATTCAAGGTTCGCTCATCTCTTGAGCCTCGAAATGCGAGGGAGAAAAGGTTGAACACCGTTGCCGAAAAGGTATTTGCAAAGTGGGAGAAGTCCGAACTGAAAGGGGAGCCTGCCATCTGGGAGATAACCAAGGAGCAGATAAGGAGGGCGCTCTCGCTTTATCTCCGCTCCGAAGAGACAGCGTTCGAAAAGGAGCCCTTCACTGTGGTGGCTACCGAATTGAAGTTCGGCCCGGATGAACCCTTCTCCGTATCATTAAAACTGCCGGGCGGGGAGATGTCTTTCAACGGCCTTATCGACAGGATTGATCTTCTGGACGCGAAAGGGATGCTGAGGGTAGTTGATTACAAATATTCGAGCAACACATCGAAGTTCTCAAAATTGGTGAAGAGTGAAAAATATGGCGAAGAGAGTTTTCAGGTTCCTGTATATCTTCTCGCCGCGCTGAATTTGGCAGAAAGAAAGGAAGAGTTCTCCGAAATCAAAACGGCGGTGGCAAGCTACATCACCTTGAAGAAGGAGCCGAAGGAATCGGCTGTATCGCCAACGGCCTCGCTGTCGTCGGGTGACGGCGATTTCTCCTTCGATAACGCGGAATTCCTCTCGAGGTTTGAGAATATCAGAACGAAGATGAATTCGGGCGATTTTTCCGTTACGCCGAAGGATTGTGTTTTTTGCAAATACCGAAGGGCATGCAGGTACAGAGAGGTTATGAGCGTTGAACTTGGAGAGTAGCAGGGCAGAGGAGATAGTAGGGTTCGAAGGGGACACCTGCGTTCGCGCCTCGGCGGGGACGGGGAAGACCTTTATTCTCGTCGAGAAATTCATGCACATCCTGAAAGAGAAAACCGACGACAGTTATACGAAGATAGAAAATATCCTCGCGATAACCTTTACCGACAAAGCAGCGGAGGATATGCGGAAGAGGATAGGGGACAAAATATATGAAGAGGTGCGCGAGCTTGAAAAGCGGGAGAGAACAAAGGAAGAGGAAAAACTGCTAAGGCATCTTCGCACGGCAAGGAGGCTGTTGACGAAGGCGTACATCTCAACGATTCACTCCTTCTGCGCGAGGATATTAAGGGAGAATCCGCTGGAGGCAGGGATAGACCCGCAGTTTGAGATACTTGACGCGCAGAGGACTGGCGCGTTGCAGTCCAGATCGCTTGAACGTTTCCTTCTGGATAAACTGAGGAGAGGCGACAAGCCGGTTGCCGAACTTGCATACAGGTTCGGATTCGATTCGGATTTCGCGTTTGAGAGTTCGCTTTTCAGCCTCGTATTGAGCCTCCTCCCTTTGATGAGAGCGGCGGGAGTAGATATTTTCTCCGAAAGGGCCTTGCTGTCCGAGTATTCGGAAAAGCTGGATGATGCTGAGAAAATGCTTTCAGAACAAAAGAAGCAGTGTGCGTCCATTCTAAACGGGATGTCGGCTGAAATTTCAACCGAGAAACAGAAGGTGATAATGGAAATGCTTGTGAGTGGGATTTCCGCTCTTTCACCCTCAAGCGATATTGGGAATGAGGACACGCGGAAAAGCGTAAGCGGTATGAAATCTGCCATCAACCTGAATACCTTTAAAGGTAAAAAAGATGGCAATCTAAAGGCGCTGGCAACCGAGCTAAAAGAGACGCTGGAATTATATGAAATGACGGTTGTCTCTTCTCTCGCGCGTGAATCAGCCAGGCAGATAGCCGAGCTTGTCGGAGAGTTTTATCAGTACATGGAATCGTCCGTGAAGAACAGGGGCTTGCTTGATTTTGACGACTTGCAGGAGATGACCCTCTGGCTTTTCAGGCGAAATGAAAGGATACTCGCGTATTACAGAAAAATGTTCCGCAATGTGCTGGTAGACGAGTTTCAGGATGTGAACGGTCTGCAGAAAATGATAGTGGAACAACTTGCCCCTCCCGGCGAAGGGAAACTTTTCGTGGTGGGGGACGTAAAGCAGGCGATATACGGATTTCGCGGGGGAGACCTTGAGGTGTTCGACGAAACCGAAAGAGCGATTGTAGAGAATGGCGGCGGGCTTTTCCGCCTGAATGTAAACAGGCGTTCAAATCCCGGTCTTGTGAAATTCGTGAACAGCTACTTCGGAAGATATGAGAAGAGCGTTTTCGACGCTGGTGATGAATGCGTATCTATGATGGATGAAACCGAAGTTTCGCCGGTGGAGTACTATACCTTCTCTGATGAAGAGAGCGCCGACAAGAGGCGGTTCAGCGAAGCAAATTTTATCGCGTCGCGAATAAACCGGCTGGTAGGTGAAAACAAGGCAAAGTTTTCCGACATGGCGATCCTTCTGCGAAAGTTTACCCCCCTCCCTATATACGAGGCCGCGCTTTCCCGGAATGGAGTGAGATACGCGGTACACAGGGGAACAGGATTCTACAAGAGCCAGGAGGTGGCGGATCTTATTTCGATTCTCTCCTTCATTGATAATCCCGGCGACATAGTATCCTGGGTCGGCGCGGTGCGCTCCCCATACTGCGGATGTTCGGACAGGACCCTTTTCACGCTGAGGAGGGATGGTGAAGGAAAAACGGTCGAGCCGTACCGCCTCTTTTCAAGGGATGCCTATCTCCCCCCGCTTGATGAAGGGGAGGGGGAGAAATTCTCCGCCTTTGCGGAATGGGTCACTTTATTGATAAATCTGAAGGACAGGATGGCGGTATCGGAAATAATCGAAACTGTTCTGGAAAAGAGCAGGATAACCGGCCTTCTTGGAGCGCAGAACGACGGTCTGCAAAAAGTTGCCAACGTGCTGAAGCTTATCGAAACCGCGAGGATGATGGAGCAGGAGCCGGGATTTACGCTGAAAAATTTCGTAAGGCACATCACGCGACTCTATGAACAGGAGGAGAGGGAATCCGAGGCAGTTGTCGTATCGGAAGAGGAGAATGCTGTAAAGATAATGACCGTGCATCAGAGCAAAGGGCTGGAATTCGGCATTGTATTCCTGCCGGACATTGGATCAAGCGGGAAGCGCGGAGGAGGATCGGCGATATTCCATAAGCGTAAAGGCTTGGCGGTAAAATATGTCGAGAAGGAAACCTTGTCATCCCATTCAGGGATCGTCTTTGAATCCACTAAGGAAGAGATAGAAGAAAAAGAGAAGAGCGACGCGAAGAGGCTTTTCTACGTCGGCTGTACCAGGGCGAAGGATATGCTGGTGCTTAGCGGATGCCCGGACCCGAAAAAGAAGAGGAGTGAAGCTTTGTCGGGCCTGGATGAATTGATGGAGCGCGAACCCTCCCTGTTCAATATCGTTTCCATACCCGTTGCAACTATGGAGGAGATAAGGGAACAGCGAACCCCATATGATGTATTGTCCGCCGGAGAAGAGCCGAAGAATACTGAATTGGGCAAAGGGGGCGAAGGGGTTGCGCCAATGGAACCCGCAGATGAAAGGAAAGAGGTCTTTGTCGATACAAGGAGCCTCGCCTCGTTCGCGAAATGTAAAAGGGAGTACATGCTTGGGAGATTGTACAGCGTGCCGGCAGAGAGGAGTTATCATGGCGGGCGCGGAGGGCGCAAGGGTGTTTACGAAGCGATGGAGATCGGCAACGCGATACACGCGATTCTTGAAAAGCTCGATCTTGAGGTCCCGCAAGATGAAATGAGGACAGAAATTATCAAAATGGCGAAAAGGGAATTGCCTCTAGCATCAGAGGCGGAACTCCTGAAAGTTTCGCAAAAGCTGGAACGACTTTTTAAAACTCCGCTCTTTGAAAAAATTCGAAGCGGTGAAATGGAAGAAAAAGGGAGAGAGGTGCCGTTTACTGCAAGATTCGGCAGGGATGGAGATGCATTTTTCCTCAAAGGGCAGGTCGATCTCCTGCTAAGGAGGGGCGAAACGGGGGTGATGATCGTCGATTACAAATACGCTGTGAGGGGCGAAAGCGAGACGACTTATCGCTTTCAGGTGGAGGCGTACGCGGTTGCCGCGGAGCGCGTTCTCGGTGTCGAGGAGATCGTGTGCGCGATAGTCTATCTTGGCGGCGAAGAGCCGGAGTGTGTGGAATGGAAAATGGATACAGTGAAACTTCAAAAAGCTGAGGAGGCGATAACCGGTTCCATGAAAATGATTTCGGAGATGGAGAGGAGCCTTAGGGGAACTGAAGGGATACCCGACGCCGACTTTTCAAATATCCTTGGCGAGAGCGGAGCGGAAATAAAGTGTCCCGACGGAAACTGCGGCTATCATGCTGTCTGCTTCAGCGGTGAATAGGGAAGAGCGTGTTTCATTCCTGCCGCGCAATGCGATAGGGTTAAGCTACTGGATATTGTGATGCTTTCCTTCGTGTTCGATGATGGAGATGCTCTTTGGGCTTTTCAGAAGCTCAATTGATCTCTTGCAGATCCCTTCGGGATGGAGGGCGTATTTTTTTCTGGCGCTTTCCTGCGTGGAGTGAGGAACAAAAAGATCGGGAATCCCGATAGAGGCGCCGGCGATCGAGCCGAGCCCTTTGGCGCGCAGCTCTTCAAAAACGCCGGATCCAAACCCGCCGATGAGTGAGTTCTCTTCTACCGTTATGATATTGCCGCAGTGCTTGGCCCATTTTGAGATCATCTCCATGTCGAGAGGTTTTGCGAACCTGGCGTTTATTACCGCCGCGGAAATATTTTCCTTTTCAAGAAGCGCGGCAGCTTTTACGGCATTCACGACGGCATTTCCTATGGCGCAGATCACGATATCGTCTCCCTCATGGATCAGCTCGGCCTTTCCAATATCGATTAACCTGTATTCCTGCTCCAGCGGGATCCCTTCCACATTGCCGCGTGGATACCTTATAGAAGCCGGGCCGTTATGGTTAGCGGCGGTGTACATCATGTGGCGAAGCTCGTTTTCATCTTTGGGCGCCATCAAGGTCATGTTCGGTGTTTCGCGAAGAAAGCTGATATCGAAAATGCCCTGATGCGTGGAGCCGTCGTCACCTACGATTCCCGCCCTGTCGATGGCAAAGGTCACGGGCAAATTCATGTTACAGACGTCGTGGATCACCTGGTCAAAAGCGCGCTGAAGGAAAGTCGAGTATATGGCGACGACCGGTTTGAAACCGTCGGCGGCCAGCGCGGCGGCAAACGTGACCGCGTGCTGTTCGGAAATGCCGACGTCGAAAAACCTGTTGGGGAATTTTTCGGAAAATTCCACAAGGCCGGTTCCGTCTCGCATCGCGGCGGTGATGGCAACTATTTTTTCATCATGCTCGGCAAGATCCACAATAGTTTTTCCGAAAATTGAAGTGTATGTAGGCCTGCTTTTGGATTTTTTCTTTCCTGTGGCGATATCGAACGGCGAGGTTCCGTGGAACGGTCCGGGGTCGGCCTGCGCGGGTGCATAGCCAAGCCCCTTCCTGGTAATGACATGTATGATGCGCGGGCCTGAAAGTTTCCTTATTGCCCTAAAGGAATCTATGAGGGTTTCAAGATTGTGCCCCTCTATGGGGCCGAAATACTTGAAGCCGAAATCTTCAAATATCCTTCCGGGAACAATAATACCTTTTACTGCCTCCTCCACTCTGTGCGCGAAGGTGGCCACCTGTTTACCGATACCGGGTATGAGAGAGAGTATGTGATCCACCTCTTTTTTCATTTTGTTGTATGTCTCGCCGCTTATGATCTTGTTCAGATGTGCAGAAAGGGCGCCGACATTCTCGGAGATAGACATCTCATTGTCGTTGAGTATCACCATCAGGTTCTTTCCAAGCGCGCCTGCGTTGTTAAGCCCTTCAAAGGATAGTCCCGATGTCATCGAACCATCCCCTATGACGGCGAGTACGTCATGCTTTTCCCCTCTCATGTCGCGCGCCGCGGCGAACCCGAGAGCGGCGGAGATGGATGTCCCCGCGTGACCGGTATCGAAGTGGTCGGACGGGCTCTCTTCCCTTCTTGGAAACCCGGAGAGACCACCTTCTTTTCGAAGTGTGTCGAACCTGTCGAGGCGCCCTGTCAGCAGTTTATGGCTGTAGCACTGGTGCCCCACGTCCCAAATGAGCTTGTCTTTTGTAAAGTCGAAAACGGCATGCAAGGCGACAGTAAGCTCCACAACGCCGAGGTTTGGCGAAAGGTGTCCCCCGTTTTCCGAGACGGTTTGAATGATCTTTTCACGAAGTTCCTGCGAGAGCTCTTTCAGTTCGCTCAGGGATAGACCCGCAATGTCGTCGTGTGTTTTGATATTAGGGAGGTGTTTCATCAGTGCGTCCTGCTCCCGATGAAGAGCGCAAGCTCT from Nitrospinota bacterium includes the following:
- a CDS encoding nucleotide exchange factor GrpE, which translates into the protein MSEAKEELIIKDRRHWVLEEANEKSRNDSVVEADIERLPTYVQQLQLQAEEHDKKLKEYIAAYKEKMVENDQFRARLEKDVNRRVEQGIGSLMKQIVPVLDNLDLAVASADGAKDAEKMREGLVLIRNSMVNILKNSGVMEVECMGKTFNPAVAEAVASVAVENEDEDNIVIEVLQSGYMLNELLIRPARVKVGKYEKR
- the dnaJ gene encoding molecular chaperone DnaJ, yielding MIKRDYYEVLGVERNSDKSEIKKAYRKAAMKYHPDKNPGDKEAEEKFKESSEAYEVLHDDEKRRLYDQFGHDGLKRTGFSGFRGAEDIFSAFGDIFGDIFGGGFSGGFGRRKQQGQGGDLRYDLEISLEDAARGMDKEITVVKNILCPVCEGSCSAEGYGPTTCSTCNGQGQVARRQGFFSFAVTCPKCNGQGQVIKNPCKKCGGTGVEMKERKLRVKVPAGIESGQNLRLTGEGEPGKYGARNGDLFAVVHIRQHDNFERHGDDLVCQLPISFAQAALGADMEIKTLLDEATIKIPPGTQSQSLLRVKGEGMPMLQRKGRGDLIVQVIVKTPENLTGEQEEILRKFAEISGDSVKGKNKGVFEKLFR
- a CDS encoding VWA domain-containing protein: MIKFGSHEWLYLLAIVPLLVLLFWLFNKEFAKRLEKFADSSLLPKLLSGADRWKRFLKFALLMTSLTVLIVALARPQFGVEPKEVKRVGIDILVMLDISLSMAAEDVAPSRLAKAKKEIERLADTFAGNRVGLLVFAGSSGVECPLTLDISTFKMFLNSISFSSAPLSGTDISGAMKKGITLLEQSQSKSKVIVLITDGEDNEGNPAETAREAAKKKIRIYTVGLGSETGAPIPIKDNNGDLAGYKKDSSGNTVFTRQNSDALNEVANITDALFISSSGGVFNINPIIESIRALEKSDISSTKFTTYVDRFQWFLGIALILLAVEILI
- a CDS encoding VWA domain-containing protein; this encodes MRFAHPYFLLLLALVPFLAILYRRRFRAKKSGIRYSSIGRIKAIAPSGITRLRPLPFTLRIFAILLLIFAIARPQTGQGYREITREGIDIYLALDTSTSMDIMDMQPSRLEAAKNAISRFIGNRVNDRIGLILFAGTSFTRCPLTLDYDVLRSFIAPVHSGLLEDGTAIGMAIANGINRLRDSKATSKIIILLTDGVNNRGLIDPRSATELAIAEKIKVYTIGVGREGIFQQTIDDPRYGKRKVSVKSEIDEALLREIASKTGARYYAARNEKELTGIYDEIDHLEKSEVKSNIYYEYTEQFTWLAGLALFPLLFEWILRNRFLRSLHE